One Engystomops pustulosus chromosome 7, aEngPut4.maternal, whole genome shotgun sequence DNA window includes the following coding sequences:
- the ACP2 gene encoding lysosomal acid phosphatase: MAARSGRRWISPLGLLVLICGQILAAVHVAQARQLRFVTVVYRHGDRSPVRAYPKDEHQESAWPQGFGQLTQVGMKQHWDLGQALRARYKGFLNESYDRREIYVRSTDVDRTLMSAEANLAGLYPPEGSQVFNPNISWQPIPVHTLPDSEERLLKFPILPCPKYLKLQEETRRSPEYVNKTRDNMEFLQMVANNTGLKDCSLESVWTISDILFCESKHNLSLPSWATKEVLERLVELKDFSFRFLFGIIEQEQKARLQGGVLVSQILKNMTVAAHNASDGLKFIAYSTHDTTLGALQMALDVYNGKQAPYASCHIFELYEESSGNFTVEMYFRNDSTRPPYPLTLPGCVHSCPLETFQGLLDPIIAKDWEKECQLSGPINDKEVIVGLAVSGCILFFLILLLLTVLFRQKSQPVGYRHVPDIGDDQS; the protein is encoded by the exons ATGGCGGCCAGGAGCGGGCGGAGGTGGATATCCCCTCTGGGGTTACTTGTCTTGATATGTGGGCAGATCCTGGCCGCTGTACACGTCGCACAGGCCCGGCAGCTACGCTTCGTTACCGTG GTGTATCGGCATGGTGATCGTTCCCCAGTCAGGGCTTATCCTAAAGATGAGCATCAGGAAAGCGCCTGGCCTCAGGGATTTGGCCAACTTACTCAG GTGGGGATGAAGCAGCACTGGGACTTGGGACAGGCGCTACGGGCACGTTACAAAGGATTTCTGAACGAATCCTATGACAGGCGTGAG ATCTATGTAAGGAGCACAGATGTGGACCGCACACTGATGAGTGCAGAGGCGAACCTAGCTGGCCTTTACCCACCGGAAGGATCTCAGGTCTTCAACCCAAATATCTCCTGGCAgccaatcccagtgcacacactacCAGACTCTGAAGAGCGG CTCTTAAAGTTCCCAATTCTCCCCTGTCCAAAATATCTCAAGTTGCAAGAAGAGACTCGACGTTCTCCTGAATATGTCAACAAGACCAGAGATAATATG GAATTTCTCCAAATGGTGGCCAATAATACTGGACTTAAAGACTGCTCCCTGGAGTCTGTGTGGACCATCTCTGACATCTTGTTCTGTGAG tCTAAGCACAACCTGAGCCTGCCGTCCTGGGCAACGAAAGAGGTTTTGGAACGACTGGTGGAGTTAAAGGATTTCAGCTTCAGGTTTCTCTTTGGGATCATTGAGCAGGAGCAGAAGGCGCGATTACAAGGAG GTGTCCTGGTGTCTCAGATTCTGAAGAACATGACAGTGGCTGCACACAACGCCTCCGATGGTCTAAAGTTTATCGCCTACTCAACA CACGACACCACACTGGGCGCTCTGCAGATGGCACTGGACGTCTATAACGGGAAACAGGCTCCGTACGCTTCCTGCCATATATTCGAGTTGTATGAAGAGTCTTCTGG AAACTTCACAGTGGAGATGTATTTTAGAAATGATAGCACGCGGCCGCCCTACCCTCTGACCTTACCGGGCTGCGTGCACAGCTGCCCCCTGGAAACGTTCCAGGGCTTATTGGACCCAATCATCGCTAAAGACTGGGAGAAAGAGTGTCAGCTCTCCGGCCCAATAAACGACAAAG AAGTCATCGTGGGTCTGGCCGTCAGCGGGTgcatcctcttcttcctcatcctcctgctGCTCACTGTGTTATTCCGCCAGAAGTCTCAACCCGTCGGCTACCGACACGTCCCAGATATTGGAGATGACCAGAGCTGA